GCGCCCATTACGCCACGTTTTGCCGGCAGGCCGTCCCCTCGCCCACGGCGAGAAATGTCCTGGCACCCCTGGGGACCATCCTGGCCCTCCTGCTCCTGTGCCTGCCTTTGCTGGCGAAACCGAGGCTCAGGCAGGGGGAGCCGATGGCAGGTCCTGAACTCACCCCATCGCCGGCCCAGGCGTCCGGGCATAACCCCTCGCCTGTCGGGGCGGCTCCGGCGCCTCCCGCGGAGGCTCAGGCGAAAGCCGCCTCCCGCTCCCCATTGCGGCCGGCGAAAATTTCCCGGGCGCCGCGCCCGCCGGCGCCGCGGGTCTCCCCGCCGCTTCGCCCGGCTTATGGCCAATGGAGCAGGAGAAAATATCGTTATTGTTCCCGCGTCCCGCACCGGGCTTATGTTTTGACGGCCCGCCGACCCTGAGAAGGGGCAGAATCTCTTCAGGGAGGGGCGCCTTAGTGAGGTCAGCCTTTGAGGCCGGGGTCAGCAAGTAGGGCCGAGAGGGTGCCACGCCGCCCTGGCGCCGCTTTTCTCGGATGACCGCCGGAAATGGTTCTTTTCCTGGTTATCTAAGCAAGAAATGGTTACGCCGTTACTGCAATACAAAGAGAAGAAGGAAAGAGAAGGTGAGAAAGTCAGGAGCCTTGATCCTGCTGGCTTTACTTCTGGCCAGCCTGGCGGCCGGCGTTCCTGCGGCCTGGGCTCAGAAAGGCCGGCGTCTGCATTACAGCACCCTTTTCAACCCTAACACCGTGACCACGGTTGCCGGGGAGGTGGTGCGCGTGGAGCGGGTCCTGGCCGGAAACGGCGCAGACTATTGCGTCCTGACCCACCTCAAAACCCCCCAAGGCCTGCTGACCGTGGTTCTGGCCCCCCAAGGTTACATGGAGAAGAAGGGCCTCACCCTGGCCCGGGGGGACCGGCTGACGGTAACCGGCTCGGTCGTCACCATCCTGGGGAAACCCCACCTGCTGGCCACGGAGGTGCGGGGCGACCGGAATATGCACCTCAGAGACCCAAACGGCCGGCCGGCCTGGGCGGTGGGGGATGATTGGCATGCCCGCAGCAACCTGCGAAAATAACCTTACGGGCAGCAGCCGCCCATCTCCCGCCCGGAGGCGGAGCCGTGAACAGAGCCAAACTCAACTTTGTCATTGACGCCCTGATGTTCCTCTGCATGGCGGCCATTGCCGGACTGGGCTTCCTGATGAAATATGTCCTCGTGCCCGGCCGGGAAACCCCGCTCCTCTACGGCCGCCGGGTGGACCTCTTCTTCCTCGGGCTGGACCGCCATGCCTGGGGGCCATCCACCTGTATCTGGGGTTCGTGCTCCTGGCCCTGCTGGCGCTACATATTGTGCTGCACTGGCAGATGATCCCGGGGCTGTTCGCCCGGCTGGTGGGCAATGCCCCCAAGCGCTGGCTCATTGGCCTCTCTTATGTGGCGCTGGCCGCAATTCTGCTCCTCTTTCCTTTTTTCATCAGCCCCGAGGTCAAGGAGGGCGGCGCCGGTCAGGGACGACGCTTCGGTGCTTCGGTAAAAGTGGGGCCGGCCGAGGTCAGGACAATGCCGCGGTGACTTATTTTTCTGATTCACGCTCTGAGGGCAGAAATCTGACTTCCTCTGCCCTGTTTTTTGGGCACTTTGTGCCCGGGGGCCCTCCTGCGGCTTGATTTCCCGGCCTTGCGGGCCACGCTTCCCGGCCGTGCCTGGCGGGATGGCAGTCCCTCTTTTCGGCCTGTCAGCCCACCACAGAGGGTGGGCGGTTTTCCGGCCTCCTCACTCGCACTGGAAACGGCCTTCTCCCTGCCGCCCACCGTGGGGCCAAGGGGCCGCGTCCGTGCTCCCGTAGGTGAAAAAGGCCGCCACAGTTTTCCCGGTTTGACAATCGGGAAGCCGCTCCGTATTCTACCAGCATGGAGACCAGAACCCGTCTCATCCTGGACCGTCAGACCCTGGCCCGGCGGGTGGCGGAGCTGGGGGCCCAGCTCAGCCGGGATTATCGGGGTCTGGAGCCGGTCTTTGTGGGCATCCTCAAGGGGGCCTTCATCTTCCTGGCCGATCTGGTGCGGGCCCTGGAGTTCCCGG
This portion of the Desulfobaccales bacterium genome encodes:
- a CDS encoding DUF4405 domain-containing protein, with the protein product MLKPRITLLADTLLLLTLAALAGLGLMLQFVLIPATGPEEQVTIAWLGLTRRHWEAAYFSGALLALALTALHLVLHRAHYATFCRQAVPSPTARNVLAPLGTILALLLLCLPLLAKPRLRQGEPMAGPELTPSPAQASGHNPSPVGAAPAPPAEAQAKAASRSPLRPAKISRAPRPPAPRVSPPLRPAYGQWSRRKYRYCSRVPHRAYVLTARRP